Proteins encoded by one window of Actinocorallia herbida:
- a CDS encoding DUF1877 family protein has protein sequence MNGRYARITARKLGAAIVDEKWARGYVEALAEAAAEAPAPPERARTLGIAWTWQALAFLLARAAFPVDLVHGGKEFAADGWGHGPPRYLEPDEVTQAAQALVGTPFTTLAEGLSPADLAAADLYPSAKWTSPDALIEVQSFYEPLRAFVRAAAREREALLLWID, from the coding sequence ATGAACGGCAGGTACGCGAGGATCACGGCGCGCAAACTCGGCGCGGCCATCGTCGACGAGAAATGGGCCCGCGGATACGTCGAGGCCCTGGCCGAGGCGGCGGCCGAAGCGCCCGCGCCACCCGAGCGCGCCCGCACGCTCGGCATCGCCTGGACCTGGCAGGCCCTGGCCTTCCTCCTGGCCCGCGCCGCCTTCCCCGTCGACCTCGTCCACGGCGGCAAGGAGTTCGCCGCCGACGGCTGGGGCCACGGCCCGCCCCGCTACCTCGAACCCGACGAAGTGACCCAGGCCGCCCAAGCCCTCGTCGGCACCCCCTTCACCACCCTCGCCGAGGGACTCTCCCCAGCCGACCTCGCCGCCGCCGACCTCTACCCGTCGGCCAAGTGGACCTCCCCGGACGCCCTGATCGAGGTGCAGTCCTTCTACGAGCCCCTCCGCGCCTTCGTTCGCGCCGCCGCCCGCGAACGCGAAGCCCTCCTCCTCTGGATCGATTGA
- a CDS encoding DJ-1/PfpI family protein, translating into MQIAIPLYEDFTALDAVGPYEILSRIPGAEVVFAAVRPGPVRTDMRSLALTADASLAEVPSPDIVLVPGGPGTAEALNSEPYLEWLRGVDAGTSWTTSVCSGSVLLAAAGLLTGRRATSHWICMELLEAFGAVAVTDRVVMDGKYATAAGVSAGIDLALTLSGALAGDRVAESIQLVVEYDPQPPYDMGSPAKAPASLVESLRESNLVVTA; encoded by the coding sequence ATGCAGATAGCCATCCCGCTCTACGAGGACTTCACCGCCCTCGACGCCGTCGGCCCCTACGAGATCCTGTCCCGGATCCCCGGGGCGGAGGTCGTCTTCGCCGCGGTCCGTCCCGGACCCGTCAGGACGGACATGCGGAGCCTCGCCCTCACCGCGGACGCGTCCCTCGCGGAGGTGCCCTCTCCGGACATCGTCCTCGTTCCCGGCGGTCCGGGCACCGCGGAGGCGCTGAACAGCGAGCCGTACCTGGAGTGGCTTCGCGGCGTCGACGCGGGCACCTCGTGGACGACGTCGGTCTGCTCGGGATCCGTGCTGCTCGCCGCGGCGGGCCTGCTCACCGGGCGCCGGGCGACGTCCCACTGGATCTGCATGGAACTGCTCGAGGCGTTCGGGGCCGTCGCCGTCACCGACCGGGTCGTCATGGACGGCAAGTACGCGACGGCCGCGGGGGTGTCGGCCGGGATCGACCTCGCGCTGACGCTCAGCGGCGCGCTCGCGGGCGACCGGGTGGCCGAGTCCATCCAGCTCGTCGTGGAGTACGACCCGCAGCCGCCCTACGACATGGGCTCCCCCGCCAAGGCCCCGGCCTCTCTTGTCGAGAGCCTGCGCGAGAGCAACCTCGTCGTGACGGCCTGA
- a CDS encoding IclR family transcriptional regulator: MNEAKAPGVAAKVMGILDAFAPGDPALTLTEICRRTGLPLATGHRLIGELVAGGFLERRRDGSYRVGLRLWQIAAQASAATVLRELALPFMQDLYEATHENVQLAIVREGRALYLERIRGPRSVPIVSRVGTELPLHATGVGKIFLAFGPAELLERAIGDGLGALTRQTITDPARLRAELAEVRREGFAVTREEMTLGSCSVAAPVRDARGGVVAALSLVARSGAVDVRRLAPVVVAEARALSRDIATRGNPEILAEPSFR; the protein is encoded by the coding sequence ATGAACGAGGCGAAGGCTCCCGGGGTGGCGGCGAAGGTCATGGGAATTCTCGACGCGTTCGCGCCGGGCGATCCGGCGCTGACGCTGACCGAGATCTGTCGGCGGACCGGGCTGCCGCTCGCCACCGGGCACCGGCTGATCGGCGAGCTGGTGGCCGGGGGCTTCCTGGAGCGGCGCAGGGACGGGTCCTACCGGGTGGGGCTCCGGCTGTGGCAGATCGCGGCCCAGGCGTCGGCCGCGACCGTGCTGCGGGAGCTGGCCCTGCCGTTCATGCAGGACCTGTACGAGGCGACGCACGAGAACGTGCAGCTGGCGATCGTCCGGGAGGGGCGGGCGCTGTACCTGGAGCGGATCCGGGGCCCCCGGTCGGTGCCGATCGTCTCGCGGGTGGGCACGGAGCTGCCGCTGCACGCGACCGGGGTCGGGAAGATCTTCCTCGCGTTCGGGCCCGCCGAACTCCTCGAACGGGCGATCGGAGACGGTCTCGGGGCGCTCACCCGGCAGACGATCACCGATCCCGCGCGGCTCCGCGCCGAGCTGGCGGAGGTACGGCGGGAGGGCTTCGCGGTGACCCGGGAGGAGATGACGCTCGGGTCCTGTTCGGTGGCCGCTCCGGTCCGCGACGCGCGTGGCGGGGTGGTGGCGGCGCTCTCCCTCGTGGCACGGAGCGGAGCCGTCGACGTCCGGCGGCTGGCCCCGGTGGTGGTCGCCGAGGCCAGGGCGCTGTCACGCGACATCGCGACCCGGGGCAATCCGGAGATCCTGGCCGAACCCTCCTTCCGCTGA
- a CDS encoding TetR/AcrR family transcriptional regulator — MARVFRQQIDEGILDRAAGLFARHGFTQTSVQAVADAVGLSKAGLLHYFPSKEALREAVFRRSLELQREVHDQVADLPPGPERDRLAIETIVDQAMARPGLVSLTLGLHTTLDAWAVETRTLVEAFGTGPDPEPERLMRITGALGALSILVLAAHRAGKGSAWRPHVVATSYDALGHSREIPEAAR, encoded by the coding sequence ATGGCGAGAGTGTTCCGGCAACAGATCGACGAGGGCATCCTCGACCGGGCGGCCGGGCTGTTCGCCCGGCACGGGTTCACCCAGACCTCGGTGCAGGCGGTCGCCGACGCCGTCGGCCTGTCCAAGGCCGGCCTGCTGCACTACTTCCCGTCCAAGGAGGCGCTGCGCGAGGCGGTCTTCCGGCGCAGCCTGGAGTTGCAGCGGGAGGTCCACGACCAGGTCGCCGACCTCCCGCCGGGCCCCGAGCGCGACCGCCTCGCCATCGAGACCATCGTCGACCAGGCCATGGCCCGCCCCGGCCTCGTCTCCCTCACCCTCGGCCTGCACACCACCCTCGACGCGTGGGCCGTCGAGACCCGCACGCTGGTCGAGGCCTTCGGCACGGGCCCCGACCCCGAGCCGGAACGCCTCATGCGCATCACCGGAGCCCTCGGCGCCCTCTCCATCCTCGTCCTCGCCGCCCATCGGGCCGGCAAGGGCTCCGCCTGGCGCCCCCACGTCGTCGCCACGAGCTACGACGCCCTGGGCCACTCGCGTGAGATCCCGGAGGCCGCGCGCTAG
- a CDS encoding cytochrome P450, giving the protein MTEAASLTCPYNGTPRYPFDGGEPTAYLNEVYFALGPGVWPIWLDLADRPAFLVNGHALLTEVFTRSEDFLQPVDPMPGVVPIQGTMLAMTGKDHLRVRRPSARPFGRAEVERRRARVRGFVDERLAAFEGRERFDLVAEYATPLTLQVLGEIIGVPEEDLPLFVSWGDRFLNFSDPLDARAAVQEMCAHIGSLLEQRRGGASRDDILSAYAGGQGADVTTAEAVMVGANIVSGGWETTTTAITSIVLHLLTHGPVPGRTFWDALREDPSLIPNAVQELLRTRPASGDDGPPRIAARDLELGGVAIPAGSVLILGKYGASSDPGVFPDPRTVDLTRPNARDHLAFGAGPHICPGKWLAIVILEETIAALVARFPSLRPTGDPLAWRKRSGARRPEQLWLQPA; this is encoded by the coding sequence GTGACCGAAGCCGCTTCGTTGACGTGTCCCTATAACGGGACGCCCAGATATCCGTTCGACGGGGGCGAGCCGACGGCATACCTGAACGAGGTGTACTTCGCGCTGGGGCCGGGCGTCTGGCCGATCTGGCTCGACCTCGCGGACCGGCCCGCGTTCCTCGTCAACGGGCACGCGCTGCTGACCGAGGTGTTCACCAGGTCGGAGGACTTCCTCCAGCCGGTCGATCCGATGCCCGGCGTCGTCCCGATCCAGGGCACCATGCTGGCGATGACCGGAAAGGACCACCTGCGGGTGCGCAGGCCCTCCGCCCGGCCGTTCGGGCGGGCCGAGGTCGAGCGGCGCCGCGCCCGCGTCCGCGGGTTCGTCGACGAGCGGCTCGCGGCCTTCGAGGGACGGGAGCGCTTCGACCTCGTCGCGGAGTACGCGACCCCGCTGACCCTGCAGGTGCTCGGCGAGATCATCGGCGTGCCCGAGGAGGACCTGCCCCTGTTCGTGAGCTGGGGCGACAGGTTCCTCAACTTCTCCGACCCGCTCGACGCCCGGGCCGCGGTCCAGGAGATGTGCGCGCACATCGGGAGCCTGCTGGAGCAGCGGCGCGGGGGAGCGTCCCGCGACGACATCCTGTCGGCCTACGCGGGTGGGCAGGGCGCCGACGTCACGACGGCGGAGGCCGTCATGGTCGGCGCGAACATCGTCTCCGGCGGGTGGGAGACCACCACGACCGCGATCACCTCGATCGTCCTGCATCTGCTGACGCACGGACCGGTGCCGGGCCGCACGTTCTGGGACGCGCTGCGCGAGGACCCGTCGCTCATCCCGAACGCGGTCCAGGAGCTGCTGCGCACCCGGCCCGCCAGCGGCGACGACGGTCCGCCGCGCATCGCCGCCCGCGACCTGGAGCTCGGCGGGGTCGCGATCCCGGCCGGCAGCGTCCTGATCCTCGGCAAGTACGGCGCGAGCTCCGACCCCGGCGTGTTCCCCGACCCGCGCACGGTCGACCTGACGCGTCCCAACGCCCGCGACCACCTGGCCTTCGGCGCGGGCCCGCACATCTGCCCGGGCAAGTGGCTCGCGATCGTCATCCTCGAGGAGACGATCGCCGCGCTGGTGGCCCGCTTCCCGTCGCTCCGGCCGACGGGCGACCCGCTCGCCTGGCGCAAGCGCTCCGGCGCCCGCCGCCCGGAGCAGCTCTGGCTGCAGCCCGCCTGA
- a CDS encoding oxygenase MpaB family protein, which translates to MAVANPIATRFDKAFDAEVRRRFFRGLDFAEPKGDPGWFGPDSAVWYVHSHLPTLVLGLVAAAYIEGLDPSISWMGHDHSRLVERVDGKATGGIDPEGAAVRLGHSVSFFVGTAYGSTATAERLAKTVRAMHHTVKGVRPDGLPYDADDPDWLRWNYATVVWGLATAHERYHARPLRGADLDRYYGEFVRVGEALGGTDLPTTKAEVLECLESYLPKLAVTPIKAFATGPNVEGNGIPPWAPGSAFMDWAARDLLPRWAQKLCLYRPPNRVELKFKRSALWLALNGLHEAAGPIREFQEAKGRVAGGTTSKPVASTAPLEADPFRSREEVEAGI; encoded by the coding sequence ATGGCCGTCGCGAACCCCATAGCCACGCGCTTCGACAAGGCCTTCGACGCGGAGGTCCGCCGAAGGTTCTTCCGCGGCCTCGACTTCGCCGAACCCAAGGGCGACCCGGGCTGGTTCGGGCCCGACAGCGCCGTCTGGTACGTGCACTCCCACCTGCCGACACTCGTGCTCGGCCTCGTCGCGGCCGCCTACATCGAGGGCCTCGACCCGAGCATCAGCTGGATGGGACACGACCACTCGCGGCTCGTCGAGCGGGTGGACGGCAAGGCGACCGGGGGGATCGACCCCGAAGGGGCGGCCGTGCGCCTCGGGCACTCCGTGTCGTTCTTCGTCGGGACGGCCTACGGGTCCACCGCGACCGCGGAGAGGCTCGCGAAGACCGTGCGGGCGATGCACCACACCGTCAAGGGGGTCCGCCCCGACGGGCTGCCCTACGACGCCGACGACCCCGACTGGCTGCGGTGGAACTACGCGACCGTCGTCTGGGGCCTGGCGACGGCGCACGAGCGATACCACGCCAGGCCGCTGCGCGGGGCCGACCTCGATCGGTACTACGGCGAGTTCGTCCGGGTAGGCGAAGCGCTCGGAGGCACCGACCTGCCTACGACCAAGGCAGAGGTCCTCGAATGCCTGGAGTCCTACCTGCCCAAGCTCGCGGTGACGCCCATCAAGGCGTTCGCCACCGGACCCAACGTCGAAGGTAACGGGATCCCTCCGTGGGCCCCCGGCAGCGCGTTCATGGACTGGGCCGCGCGCGACCTCCTTCCGCGCTGGGCCCAGAAGCTCTGCCTGTACCGTCCGCCCAACCGGGTCGAGCTGAAGTTCAAGCGCAGCGCGCTGTGGCTGGCGCTGAACGGGCTGCACGAGGCCGCCGGGCCCATCCGGGAGTTCCAGGAGGCGAAGGGCCGCGTCGCCGGGGGGACCACCAGCAAGCCGGTCGCCTCCACCGCGCCCCTGGAGGCCGACCCCTTCCGCAGCAGGGAAGAGGTCGAGGCGGGCATCTGA
- a CDS encoding mycofactocin-coupled SDR family oxidoreductase encodes MAGKLEGKVAFITGAARGQGRSHAVKLAGEGADIIAVDICAQIPSSPYDLATEADLEETARLVRELGRRVVTRVADVRERTPLATAVTEAVAELGGIDIVVANAGVSMVGPTVPMIGWFDTVSINLSGVINTLEAAFPHLRENASLICISSMAAMMAGSVDSPAAGPGGAAYSHSKRAVSRLVHDLALQLAPRSIRVNAVLPGNVDTAMIRNDALYRLFRPDLENPTWEDAQPGFQSMHRLPVPTMQPEDISEAVLFLASDASRMVTGLQLKVDAGTLLTQTTAGTP; translated from the coding sequence ATGGCCGGAAAGCTCGAAGGCAAGGTCGCCTTCATCACGGGTGCGGCGCGCGGTCAGGGACGCAGCCACGCGGTGAAACTCGCGGGTGAGGGCGCGGACATCATCGCCGTCGACATCTGCGCGCAGATCCCGTCCTCCCCCTACGACCTCGCCACCGAGGCCGACCTGGAGGAGACCGCCCGCCTCGTACGCGAGCTCGGAAGGCGCGTGGTCACCCGCGTCGCCGACGTGCGCGAGCGGACGCCGCTGGCCACCGCCGTCACCGAGGCCGTGGCGGAACTGGGCGGCATCGACATCGTCGTCGCCAACGCCGGCGTCAGCATGGTCGGCCCGACCGTGCCCATGATCGGCTGGTTCGACACCGTCTCCATCAACCTCAGCGGCGTCATCAACACCCTGGAAGCGGCGTTCCCGCACCTGCGCGAGAACGCGTCGCTCATCTGCATCTCCTCCATGGCCGCGATGATGGCCGGCTCGGTGGACAGCCCCGCGGCGGGCCCCGGCGGCGCCGCCTACAGCCACTCCAAGCGGGCCGTCTCCCGGCTCGTCCACGACCTGGCGCTGCAGCTCGCCCCGCGGTCGATCCGCGTCAACGCGGTCCTGCCCGGCAACGTGGACACCGCGATGATCCGCAACGACGCGCTCTACCGCCTGTTCCGCCCCGACCTGGAGAACCCCACCTGGGAGGACGCCCAGCCCGGCTTCCAGTCCATGCACCGCCTCCCGGTCCCCACCATGCAGCCCGAGGACATCTCCGAGGCCGTCCTCTTCCTGGCCTCCGACGCCTCCCGCATGGTCACCGGCCTCCAGCTCAAGGTCGACGCCGGCACCCTCCTCACCCAGACCACCGCCGGCACCCCCTGA
- a CDS encoding TetR/AcrR family transcriptional regulator produces MATQRGGAATRWAGVPVARRKDERRDMLVQAAFRLFGDEGETALTVRAVCREAGLHTRYFYENFTDTSGLLAAVHDREATALGEALLSALEDAGPQPEPRTRAGVSAVLRFLSADPRRGRILFAEARGNEVLADRRRAAQTDLLDGLLAMTRVPDPSLALVVAATMFTGAMSELARQWAEGRLGDDLDPVVETAVSLALAFHDAAVRAASS; encoded by the coding sequence ATGGCGACACAGCGGGGCGGCGCGGCCACGCGCTGGGCGGGGGTGCCCGTAGCGCGCCGCAAGGACGAGCGGCGCGACATGCTCGTCCAGGCCGCCTTCCGGCTGTTCGGCGACGAGGGCGAGACCGCGCTCACCGTGCGCGCGGTGTGCCGCGAGGCGGGCCTGCACACCCGCTACTTCTACGAGAACTTCACCGACACCTCGGGCCTGCTCGCCGCCGTCCACGACCGCGAGGCGACGGCCCTGGGCGAGGCCCTGCTCAGCGCGCTCGAGGACGCGGGCCCCCAGCCCGAGCCCCGCACCCGCGCGGGCGTCAGCGCCGTGCTGCGCTTCCTCAGCGCCGACCCGCGCCGCGGCCGCATCCTGTTCGCCGAGGCCCGCGGCAACGAGGTGCTCGCCGACCGCCGCCGCGCCGCCCAGACCGACCTCCTCGACGGCCTGCTCGCGATGACCCGGGTCCCCGACCCGTCCCTCGCCCTCGTCGTCGCCGCCACGATGTTCACCGGCGCCATGTCGGAGCTGGCCAGGCAGTGGGCCGAGGGCCGTCTGGGCGACGACCTCGACCCCGTCGTGGAGACCGCCGTGTCCCTCGCCCTCGCCTTCCACGACGCCGCGGTCCGCGCGGCCTCCTCCTGA
- a CDS encoding MFS transporter, which translates to MNNQSGRTVTLLCWAAVLLDGFDLVVLGTVLPVLLGDEVWGLTPATATTVTTVGLIGMTIGALTIGPVTDRIGRRKALIASIVIFSVLTLLCAFAQSAAMFGALRFLAGLGLGGCLPIALTLANEYASSGRRSSSTTLIMTGYHVGAVLTALLGLLILPHWQAMFVIGALPALVLVPLMLKYLPESAAFERSTGHSGLESIRTLFRGGLGLSTLAFWVASFMGLLLVYGLNTWLPTIMRSAGYPLGASLGLLLTLNVGAVTGLLIAGFVADRIGVRPSVLAWFGGATVFLALLSIKLPGGALYAAVFLTGCFVFSAQVLVYAYVAAVYPDRARATAMGAVAGVGRLGAIAGPILGGAMVTAGTAYPWGFYAFAIVGALGATAVLAVRARTAAPARVKAAQH; encoded by the coding sequence ATGAACAATCAGTCCGGACGCACGGTGACGCTGCTGTGCTGGGCGGCGGTCCTCCTGGACGGCTTCGACCTCGTGGTGCTCGGCACCGTCCTGCCCGTGCTGCTCGGCGACGAGGTCTGGGGCCTGACCCCCGCCACGGCGACCACGGTCACCACGGTCGGCCTGATCGGCATGACGATCGGCGCCCTCACCATCGGCCCGGTCACCGATCGGATCGGCCGCCGTAAGGCGCTGATCGCCTCCATCGTGATCTTCTCCGTCCTCACCCTCCTGTGCGCCTTCGCCCAGTCGGCGGCGATGTTCGGCGCGCTCCGGTTCCTCGCCGGCCTGGGATTGGGCGGCTGCCTGCCGATCGCGCTCACGCTGGCCAACGAGTACGCGAGCAGCGGGCGGCGCAGCAGCTCCACCACGCTGATCATGACCGGCTACCACGTCGGCGCCGTCCTGACGGCCCTGCTCGGCCTCCTGATCCTGCCGCACTGGCAGGCCATGTTCGTGATCGGTGCGCTGCCCGCGCTCGTGCTGGTCCCCCTGATGCTGAAGTACCTGCCGGAGTCCGCGGCGTTCGAGCGGTCCACCGGCCACTCCGGCCTGGAGTCCATCCGCACCCTGTTCCGCGGCGGCCTCGGCCTGTCGACCCTGGCGTTCTGGGTCGCGTCCTTCATGGGCCTGCTGCTGGTCTACGGCCTCAACACCTGGCTGCCGACGATCATGCGGTCGGCGGGCTACCCGCTGGGCGCGTCCCTCGGCCTGCTGCTGACGCTCAACGTCGGCGCCGTCACCGGCCTGCTGATCGCCGGGTTCGTCGCCGACCGGATCGGCGTGCGTCCTTCCGTCCTCGCCTGGTTCGGCGGCGCGACGGTCTTCCTGGCGCTGCTGAGCATCAAGCTCCCGGGCGGCGCGCTGTACGCGGCGGTGTTCCTCACCGGCTGCTTCGTCTTCAGCGCCCAGGTGCTGGTCTACGCCTATGTCGCCGCCGTCTACCCCGACCGCGCCCGCGCCACCGCGATGGGCGCCGTCGCCGGCGTCGGCCGCCTCGGCGCCATCGCGGGGCCGATCCTGGGCGGTGCGATGGTCACCGCGGGCACCGCCTACCCCTGGGGCTTCTACGCCTTCGCGATCGTCGGCGCCCTCGGCGCGACCGCGGTCCTGGCCGTCCGCGCCCGGACCGCCGCCCCGGCCCGCGTCAAGGCCGCGCAGCACTGA
- a CDS encoding GlxA family transcriptional regulator gives MAARGVLIVLFDGVQSLDVTGPLEVFQGAAVAVPGAYSVTTASPGGAAVRTTSGLRLLPDADLARVDAPHTLVVPGGAGTVRPQPALAARISALAQGAARVVSVCTGAFLLAEAGLLSGRRATTHWAYCAALARRHPDVTVDPDPIYVRDGRIATSAGVTAGIDLALALVEDDLGRDLALLTARHLVVFLRRPGDQAQFSAHLAAQTAARRPLRDVQRWIDEHPGEDLSVETLARRSALSPRHFARAFAAEVGMTPGRYVEGVRVEAARRLLEDTDEGIAQIARACGYGTPEAMRRAFLRALHVPPAEYRRRFHPHPTGGT, from the coding sequence ATGGCAGCACGCGGTGTCCTCATCGTCCTCTTCGACGGGGTGCAGAGTCTCGACGTCACCGGTCCCCTGGAGGTCTTCCAGGGCGCGGCCGTGGCCGTCCCCGGCGCTTACTCGGTCACGACCGCGTCGCCGGGCGGGGCCGCCGTCCGCACGACCTCGGGTCTGCGCCTGCTGCCGGACGCCGACCTCGCGCGGGTCGACGCCCCGCACACGCTCGTCGTGCCCGGCGGCGCGGGCACCGTGCGTCCGCAGCCCGCCCTTGCGGCGCGCATCAGCGCGCTGGCGCAGGGTGCCGCCCGCGTGGTGTCGGTGTGCACGGGCGCGTTCCTGCTCGCCGAGGCGGGGCTGCTCAGCGGGCGTCGCGCGACCACCCACTGGGCCTACTGCGCGGCGCTCGCCCGCCGCCATCCGGACGTGACCGTCGATCCCGACCCGATCTACGTCCGGGACGGGCGCATCGCCACGTCGGCGGGCGTCACCGCGGGCATCGACCTCGCGCTCGCGCTGGTCGAGGACGACCTGGGCCGCGACCTCGCCCTGCTCACCGCCCGCCATCTCGTGGTGTTCCTGCGGCGGCCGGGCGACCAGGCCCAGTTCAGCGCCCATCTCGCCGCGCAGACCGCCGCCCGGCGCCCGCTGCGCGACGTGCAGCGCTGGATCGACGAGCACCCCGGCGAGGACCTGTCGGTGGAGACGCTCGCCAGGCGCTCGGCCCTGTCCCCCCGGCACTTCGCCCGCGCCTTCGCCGCGGAGGTCGGCATGACGCCCGGCCGGTACGTCGAAGGCGTCCGGGTCGAGGCGGCCCGGCGGCTGCTGGAGGACACCGACGAAGGCATCGCGCAGATAGCGCGTGCTTGCGGGTACGGCACTCCCGAGGCGATGCGGCGCGCGTTCCTGCGCGCGCTCCATGTCCCGCCCGCGGAGTACCGCCGCCGCTTCCACCCTCACCCGACCGGAGGTACCTGA
- a CDS encoding metal-dependent hydrolase family protein — MGASAGSEGAVGSDAIVFEDVRVFDGVGEGLSEPREVCVEGRKIVARVSATEPLRIAGGGRVLMPGLTDAHVHLFAAASSMQGLLFGGDGVGYYSALAEAGRMLMRGFTTVRDMAGDVSALRQVLDAGAFPGPRIYPSQAALSQTAGHGDFSGAHDDATVFCGRPSRAEGIGFMRVADGRDRVLAAVREQLKRGATQIKVMAGGGVTSYYDPLDVVQFTEDELRAAVEAAADWGTYVAAHVYNDTGIRRAVAAGIKSIEHGHLAGSRETVELLAEHDVWLSTQPFVESDDARYDPAALAKHKQVCEGVARTFEWARASGTKLAFGTDLLLDPQTAARQGEMFTRLSGHFGFTPVEALRMATSGNAELFRLSGERDPYKEARLGVIEPGAWADLLIVEGDPTRDLAMFATPETGLAVIVKDGRIYKNTLTGAS; from the coding sequence ATGGGGGCATCCGCGGGGAGTGAGGGCGCGGTGGGGTCCGACGCGATCGTCTTCGAGGACGTGCGGGTGTTCGACGGGGTGGGAGAGGGGCTGAGCGAACCGCGGGAGGTGTGCGTCGAGGGCCGGAAGATCGTCGCGCGGGTGAGCGCGACCGAGCCCTTGCGAATCGCGGGGGGCGGGCGGGTGCTGATGCCGGGGCTCACCGACGCGCACGTCCATCTGTTCGCGGCGGCGAGTTCGATGCAGGGGCTGCTGTTCGGGGGCGACGGGGTCGGGTACTACAGCGCGCTCGCCGAGGCCGGGCGGATGCTGATGCGGGGGTTCACCACGGTCCGCGATATGGCCGGGGACGTCAGCGCGCTCAGGCAGGTCCTCGACGCCGGGGCCTTCCCCGGACCGCGCATCTACCCGAGCCAGGCGGCGCTCTCCCAGACGGCGGGGCACGGCGACTTCTCCGGGGCGCACGACGACGCGACGGTCTTCTGCGGGCGGCCTTCACGCGCGGAGGGGATCGGGTTCATGCGCGTCGCCGACGGCCGGGACAGGGTGCTCGCGGCGGTCCGGGAGCAGCTCAAGCGCGGCGCGACCCAGATCAAGGTGATGGCGGGGGGCGGCGTGACCTCGTACTACGACCCGCTCGACGTCGTGCAGTTCACCGAGGACGAACTGCGCGCCGCCGTCGAGGCCGCCGCCGACTGGGGCACCTACGTGGCGGCGCACGTCTACAACGACACGGGCATCCGCCGCGCGGTCGCCGCCGGGATCAAGTCGATCGAGCACGGTCATCTCGCCGGGAGCCGCGAGACGGTCGAGCTGCTCGCCGAGCACGACGTGTGGCTCAGCACCCAGCCGTTCGTCGAGAGCGACGACGCCCGCTACGACCCGGCCGCGCTCGCCAAGCACAAGCAGGTGTGCGAGGGCGTCGCCCGGACCTTCGAGTGGGCCCGGGCGTCTGGGACGAAACTGGCCTTCGGTACGGATCTCCTGCTCGACCCGCAGACCGCCGCAAGGCAGGGCGAGATGTTCACCCGCCTGTCCGGGCATTTCGGATTCACCCCGGTCGAGGCGCTCCGGATGGCGACCTCCGGAAACGCCGAGTTGTTCCGCCTCTCCGGCGAACGCGACCCCTACAAGGAGGCGCGCCTCGGCGTCATCGAACCCGGCGCCTGGGCCGACCTCCTCATCGTGGAGGGCGATCCCACCCGCGACCTCGCCATGTTCGCCACCCCTGAGACGGGCCTCGCGGTGATCGTCAAAGACGGCCGCATCTACAAGAACACCCTGACCGGGGCGTCGTGA
- a CDS encoding NADP-dependent oxidoreductase: MKAVRFHGYGDADVLVHEEADRPSPGPGQVLLRVAATSFNPVDAQIRAGLLQQAYPLALPHIPGIDAAGTVEELGEDVTGWAEGAAVLAFLPLGGPGASAEFVLVPAGLLTAAPTGIPLADAAALPAPGLTAWQALYEHASLVPGQTVLINGAGGAVGGYAVQLAARAGATVTATAGPASAARLTAFGAAHLVDYTATPVAESADRYDVVLNLVPTGPDQSVGLTGLVADDGVLVSATTPAPEDAARGVRAVRMFARSDAAQLAALVAKVDAGELTVDVAARRPLADLPALHTEYAEGTRLGRTVITVP; this comes from the coding sequence ATGAAGGCAGTGCGGTTCCACGGCTACGGCGACGCCGACGTGCTCGTGCACGAGGAGGCCGACCGGCCGTCGCCCGGCCCCGGCCAGGTGCTGCTGCGGGTCGCGGCCACCTCGTTCAACCCGGTCGACGCGCAGATCCGGGCAGGGCTGCTCCAGCAGGCCTACCCCCTGGCGCTTCCGCACATCCCCGGCATCGACGCCGCGGGGACCGTCGAGGAACTCGGCGAAGACGTGACGGGCTGGGCGGAGGGCGCCGCCGTCCTCGCGTTCCTGCCGCTGGGCGGCCCCGGCGCGTCGGCGGAGTTCGTGCTCGTCCCGGCCGGGCTCCTCACCGCGGCGCCGACCGGCATCCCGCTCGCCGACGCCGCGGCGCTCCCCGCGCCCGGTCTGACGGCCTGGCAGGCGCTGTACGAGCACGCGAGCCTGGTCCCGGGCCAGACCGTGCTGATCAACGGGGCGGGCGGCGCGGTCGGCGGGTACGCGGTGCAGCTCGCCGCCCGGGCGGGGGCCACGGTCACCGCGACCGCGGGCCCGGCGAGCGCGGCGCGGCTCACCGCGTTCGGCGCCGCCCACCTCGTCGACTACACCGCGACCCCGGTCGCGGAGTCCGCCGACAGATACGACGTCGTGCTGAACCTCGTGCCCACCGGTCCGGACCAGTCGGTCGGGCTCACCGGGCTGGTCGCCGACGACGGCGTCCTGGTCAGCGCGACGACCCCCGCCCCGGAGGACGCCGCCCGCGGGGTGCGCGCGGTCCGCATGTTCGCCCGCTCCGACGCCGCCCAGCTCGCGGCCCTCGTCGCCAAGGTCGACGCGGGGGAGCTCACCGTGGACGTGGCCGCCCGCCGCCCCCTGGCCGACCTCCCCGCCCTCCACACCGAGTACGCCGAAGGCACCCGCCTGGGCCGCACCGTCATCACCGTCCCCTGA